The following proteins are co-located in the Panthera uncia isolate 11264 chromosome F1, Puncia_PCG_1.0, whole genome shotgun sequence genome:
- the LOC125925824 gene encoding Fc receptor-like protein 6: protein MWLRPPAWALAPWTLAPGVRSHVLCCSPAQDLLGKEPVPAGGWGPSSKGENTHAVCGSGATLFPCLTAWLHLRAWPDPVFEGDALTLRCHGSANNVLSQVKFYKGRRLLQTPKTRWSLSVGTATLESSGQYSCSGKVAYVPYLGRQTSELVKVQVQEPFPPPVLSAVPSPELREGSPLILRCQTKLHPQKSASRLLFSFHRDASTLQDRGPHTELCLPGAQERDSGLSWCRATLEGGVAQKQSPQLEVRVQGEWQRPVRREVHSSNRGEGDAAGSTERERNLYLDPGESGSEAPGPGCQL, encoded by the exons ATGTGGCTCAGGCCTCCCGCCTGGGCATTGGCCCCCTGGACTCTGGCTCCCGGGGTCCGCTCCCACgtcctctgctgctcccctgcccaGGACCTTCTGGGCAAGGAGCCTGTCcctgcagggggctgggggccgtCTTCAA agggagaaaacacCCACGCAGTGTGTGGCTCCGGGGCCACCCTGTTCCCCTGTCTCACAGCCTGGCTGCACCTCCGAGCCTGGCCAGACCCCGTGTTCGAGGGAGACGCCCTGACTCTGCGATGTCATGGATCGGCGAACAACGTCCTGTCCCAGGTGAAGTTCTACAAAGGCAGAAGATTACTCCAAACCCCGAAGACCAGATGGTCCCTGTCCGTGGGGACAGCTACCCTGGAAAGCAGCGGCCAGTACAGCTGCTCTGGGAAGGTGGCCTACGTCCCATACCTGGGCAGACAAACCTCAGAGCTGGTCAAGGTTCAAGTCCAAG AGCCGTTCCCGCCTCCTGTGCTGAGCGCTGTCCCCTCTCCCGAGCTCCGTGAGGGGAGCCCGCTGATCCTGAGATGCCAGACGAAGCTGCACCCCCAGAAGTCGGCCTCGAggctcctcttctccttccacaGAGATGCCAGCACCTTGCAGGACCGGGGCCCCCACACGGAGCTCTgcctcccaggagcccaggagagaGACTCTGGGCTTTCCTGGTGCCGGGCCACCCTTGAGGGTGGTGTGGCCCAGAAGCAGAGCCCCCAGCTGGAGGTCAGGGTGCAGGGTGAGTGGCAGAGGCCGGTCCGCAGAGAGGTCCACTCCAGCAACAGGGGAGAAGGAGACGCGGCGGGCTCCACGGAGAGG GAGAGGAACCTCTACCTGGACCCTGGCGAGAGCGGCTCGGAGGCCCCGGGCCCTGGGTGCCAGCTCTGA
- the SLAMF9 gene encoding SLAM family member 9: MWHHFYRQRDWMRKWPQTLADDRGALGRPEAKALELPESRAIGEKHISQARTLPVVTLCRLISFDTSFRSTAARQAEQQPVFFIVLGAKQANLLGRRAADMGALRMLFLFLLLRADERLQSRDKRVKPGGGRPRRKPAPGRCSSQAQRKARARQVAGGEAECLAWKPHGPGAVCTRHSPAARLGGPETPAGPLPPSPPFPAADGDSGDGVEAEEVVAALQESVSLPLEVPFNDKVEDVIWSSRIRLATVVPGREGQPATITVTNARYAGRVSFPDPSYSLLTSNLSWGDSGPYKAQVNLRTSQISARQRYSLRVYRESRLGILKLLFGALLGFARRGVVVSGLRAVV, translated from the exons ATGTGGCATCATTTCTACCGCCAGAGGGACTGGATGCGGAAG TGGCCCCAGACCCTGGCCGATGACCGAGGGGCTCTGGGTCGTCCTGAGGCAAAAGCCCTTGAGCTTCCCGAGTCGCGGGCCATTGGTGAGAAGCACATCTCACAGGCACGGACCCTCCCGGTTGTCACCCTTTGCAGGCTCATTTCCTTTGACACCTCATTTCGTTCCACCGCTGCCCGGCAGGCAGAGCAG CAGCCTGTCTTCTTCATAGTCTTGGGGGCCAAGCAGGCCAACCTCCTCGGGCGCAGGGCCGCTGACATGGGGGCCCTTCGGATGCTGTTCCTGTTCCTGCTGCTTCGGGCAGATGAGAGACTGCAGTCCCGGGACAAGAGA GTAAAACCCGGAGGGGGACGACCCAGACGGAAGCCAGCCCCTGGCAGGTGCTCAAGTCAGGCACAGCGGAAAGCTAGAGCCAGACAGGTGGCTGGGGGCGAGGCTGAGTGCCTGGCCTGGAAGCCGCACGGTCCGGGGGCCGTGTGCACGCGCCACAGCCCCGCTGCCAGGCTCGGCGGCCCTGAGACACCGGCGGGGCCtttgcctccttctcctcctttccctgcagCCGACGGGGATTCTGGAGATGGTGTGGAGGCCGAGGAAGTAGTCGCTGCACTTCAGGAGTCCGTCAGCCTTCCCCTGGAGGTACCATTCAATGACAAGGTCGAGGACGTCATCTGGTCCTCTCGCATAAGGCTTGCCACGGTGgttccagggagagagggacagccGGCTACCATCACGGTGACCAACGCTCGATACGCGGGCAGAGTGAGCTTCCCGGACCCCAGCTACTCCCTGCTCACCAGCAATCTGAGCTGGGGGGACTCAGGGCCTTACAAGGCTCAGGTCAACCTGAGGACGTCCCAGATCTCCGCCAGGCAGCGTTACAGTCTCCGTGTCTACCGTGAGTCAAGGCTGGGAATTCTAAAGCTGCTTTTTGGGGCTCTCC